A DNA window from Fragaria vesca subsp. vesca linkage group LG3, FraVesHawaii_1.0, whole genome shotgun sequence contains the following coding sequences:
- the LOC101307188 gene encoding uncharacterized protein LOC101307188: MALSFFSCCASIAPQQHQAKLNLRGNKALEDVKSLIKTVGVPSVVSSPVKSLQNGNWVKLICGASFEDVVDIRNLSLVYTLAGVDCIDCAADVSVVSAVNEGIDAALEIFPFRRPWVMISVNDDEDLHFRKAEFDPEECPLDCSRPCERVCPADAISFESGWSTTKFSYGNKTPTSVKAGVLTERCYGCGRCLPVCPYDKISVSTYIRDTAATSELLKRNDVHAIEIHTSGRQIAPFKELWDGLGGSIKHLKLAAVSLPDHGESTVSTMKAMYSIMEPDLSCFNLWQLDGRPMSGDIGRGATRESIAFALRLAAIKERPHGFLQLAGGTNAHTVDGLRKVGLFQATSFTKNSRDENSTAMIGGVAYGGYARKIVGRILSSMQSQHGITGIEDYPEHLLQALREALALVGKLKCYQSF, encoded by the exons ATGGCACTGAGCTTCTTCTCCTGTTGTGCTTCAATTGCTCCTCAACAGCATCAAG CAAAACTGAACCTTAGAGGCAACAAAGCCCTTGAAGATGTGAAGAGCCTCATCAAAACTGTTGGGGTTCCATCAGTTGTGTCCTCTCCAGTAAAATCTCTTCAGAATGGCAACTGGGTCAAGCTCATATGCGGCGCAAGCTTCGAG GATGTGGTTGATATACGGAATCTTTCTTTGGTTTACACTCTTGCTGGAG TGGATTGCATAGACTGTGCGGCAGATGTATCGGTGGTGAGCGCGGTAAATGAGGGGATTGATGCAGCATTGGAGATTTTCCCTTTTCGAAGGCCTTGGGTGATGATCAGTGTAAATGATGATGAGGATCTTCACTTTCGAAAAGCTG AATTTGATCCAGAGGAGTGTCCACTTGACTGTTCAAGGCCTTGTGAGAGAGTATGTCCTGCTGATGCAATATCTTTTGAGTCTGGATGGTCAACAACAAAATTCTCGTATGGCAACAAAACACCGACCTCAGTAAAG GCTGGAGTATTAACTGAACGCTGCTATGGCTGTGGCCGCTGCCTTCCAGTTTGCCCATACGATAAAATAA GTGTGAGCACATACATAAGAGATACTGCGGCAACCTCTGAACTTCTCAAAAGAAATGATGTTCATGCTATAGAGATTCATACAAGTGGAAG GCAGATTGCTCCATTTAAAGAACTTTGGGATGGTTTGGGAGGTTCAATCAAACATCTTAAACTAGCAGCA GTTAGTTTACCTGATCATGGAGAGTCAACTGTATCAACAATGAAGGCTATGTACTCCATTATGGAACCGGATTTATCTTGCTTCAATTTATGGCAG TTGGATGGGCGCCCCATGAGCGGAGATATTGGTCGAGGTGCCACAAGAGAATCAATCGCTTTTGCTCTTCGTTTAGCTGCTATAAAAGAAAGGCCTCATG GTTTTCTTCAACTGGCCGGTGGCACCAATGCTCACACAGTTGATGGGTTGAGGAAAGTTGGACTTTTTCAAGCGACATCCTTTACAA AGAACTCGAGGGATGAAAACTCAACAGCTATGATTGGTGGTGTTGCTTATGGTGGCTATGCACGAAAG ATTGTTGGAAGAATCCTGAGTTCAATGCAATCACAGCACGGCATTACTGGGATTGAGGATTATCCAGAGCATCTCCTTCAGGCGCTTAGAGAGGCCCTAGCTTTAGTTGGAAAACTCAAATGTTACCAGTCGTTCTAG